The proteins below are encoded in one region of Knoellia sp. S7-12:
- a CDS encoding MMPL family transporter has product MAGFARFLTRKWVAGIIALVALVGAGAAIGVIGQAELGPTATATLPVDSDSRAAAELSAELPEADGSAAVVLFSSEGPLDAEALALVQERARSLPGATGAPPTIAKDRTAATVVVPVSANDATEVGVVVAELRSAAKADLADGLAAQVTGPAAIEADLSAVFDGANVRLLGATAGVVALLLIITYRSPVLWLVPLTVVGVADQLAGVLATHTMAAFDVQWDESTVGILSVLVFGAGTDYALLLISRYRDELRVHADRREAMAKALARTAEAVLSSASTVVIGLLTLLLSAFPTTRGLGLACAVGVVVAAGFVLVVLPAALVVFGRWIFWPKVPREGQASLADSRSAWRRIGDAVARRPAAFAAVTVALLALAATGTTQIRTGLDGADQFLQKPEAISAGERLSESFPAGSADPVVIVSRGADPAALTSTVSAVDGVSSTREVASAGGVSEIQAVLEPRPGSEAAEQAVNAIRDAVADTPDTHVGGTEAEALDASEASGRDRLLIFPLILGLVLVALGLLLRSAVAPIVLVSTVVATYLSSLGISWVLFTQVLGFERLDDGVPLLAFVFLVALGVDYNIFLVTRAAEEARGHGAREGMLRALSATGGVITSAGILLAAVFAVLGVLPLVVLAQLGVVICIGVLLDTLVVRTVLVPAIALVLGDRFWWPRQLV; this is encoded by the coding sequence ATGGCCGGCTTCGCTCGCTTCCTCACCCGCAAGTGGGTGGCCGGGATCATCGCGCTCGTGGCACTCGTCGGTGCGGGTGCCGCCATCGGCGTGATCGGCCAGGCCGAGCTCGGCCCGACCGCCACCGCGACGCTCCCGGTGGACTCGGATAGCAGAGCAGCCGCAGAGCTCAGCGCCGAGCTGCCCGAAGCGGATGGGTCCGCGGCTGTCGTGCTCTTCAGCAGCGAAGGACCGCTGGACGCCGAGGCGCTCGCGCTCGTGCAGGAGCGGGCTCGCTCCCTGCCCGGCGCCACAGGCGCCCCGCCGACCATCGCGAAGGACCGCACTGCCGCGACCGTCGTCGTGCCGGTCTCGGCCAACGACGCCACCGAGGTCGGGGTGGTCGTCGCTGAGCTGCGCTCCGCGGCCAAGGCCGACCTGGCCGACGGTCTGGCCGCCCAGGTCACCGGGCCCGCTGCGATCGAGGCCGACCTGTCGGCGGTCTTCGACGGAGCGAACGTCCGCCTCCTCGGGGCGACGGCAGGAGTCGTTGCGCTGCTGCTGATCATCACCTATCGGAGCCCGGTCCTGTGGCTGGTGCCGTTGACGGTGGTCGGGGTCGCCGACCAGCTCGCCGGCGTCCTGGCCACCCACACCATGGCGGCGTTCGACGTGCAGTGGGACGAGTCGACCGTCGGTATCCTGTCCGTGCTCGTCTTCGGAGCTGGCACGGACTATGCGCTGCTCCTCATCTCGCGCTACCGCGACGAGCTGCGTGTGCACGCCGACCGTCGCGAGGCGATGGCCAAGGCACTCGCCCGCACCGCCGAGGCCGTCCTGTCGAGCGCCTCCACCGTCGTGATCGGCCTGCTCACCCTGCTGCTGTCGGCCTTCCCCACGACGCGCGGCCTCGGACTCGCGTGTGCCGTGGGTGTCGTCGTGGCCGCTGGGTTCGTGCTGGTGGTGTTGCCCGCGGCCCTCGTGGTCTTCGGCCGGTGGATCTTCTGGCCCAAGGTGCCGCGCGAGGGCCAGGCCAGCCTGGCTGACTCCCGGTCGGCCTGGAGGCGCATCGGCGATGCCGTCGCACGGCGCCCTGCCGCCTTTGCGGCCGTGACCGTCGCTCTTCTGGCCCTCGCTGCCACGGGCACGACCCAGATCCGGACCGGTCTCGACGGAGCAGACCAATTCCTCCAGAAGCCCGAGGCGATCTCGGCCGGTGAGCGGCTCTCCGAGTCCTTCCCGGCCGGGTCGGCCGATCCCGTCGTCATCGTCTCGCGTGGCGCGGACCCCGCCGCCCTGACGTCGACGGTGTCCGCCGTGGACGGGGTTTCTTCGACCCGTGAGGTGGCCAGCGCCGGTGGGGTTAGCGAGATCCAGGCCGTGCTCGAGCCCCGCCCGGGGTCGGAGGCCGCCGAGCAGGCGGTGAATGCCATCCGGGATGCGGTGGCCGACACCCCTGACACGCACGTCGGCGGGACCGAGGCGGAGGCACTGGATGCGTCGGAGGCGTCCGGCCGGGACCGACTGCTTATCTTCCCGTTGATCCTGGGACTCGTGCTGGTGGCGCTGGGTCTCCTCCTGCGCTCGGCGGTCGCACCCATCGTCCTCGTCTCGACCGTCGTTGCGACGTATCTCTCGAGTCTGGGGATCTCGTGGGTGCTGTTCACCCAGGTCCTCGGGTTCGAACGGCTCGATGACGGAGTGCCGCTGCTGGCCTTCGTCTTCCTGGTGGCCCTCGGCGTCGACTACAACATCTTCCTGGTCACCCGTGCGGCTGAAGAGGCGCGGGGTCACGGCGCGCGAGAGGGGATGCTGCGGGCACTCTCTGCCACCGGCGGTGTCATCACGAGCGCCGGGATCCTGCTGGCCGCCGTGTTCGCGGTCCTGGGTGTCCTCCCGCTCGTGGTGCTCGCCCAGCTCGGCGTGGTCATCTGCATCGGAGTGCTGCTCGACACCCTCGTCGTGCGCACGGTCCTCGTGCCGGCCATCGCGCTCGTGCTGGGGGACCGGTTCTGGTGGCCCCGCCAGCTGGTCTGA
- a CDS encoding MarR family winged helix-turn-helix transcriptional regulator, giving the protein MSDITESTEAGATGDFTTTGDPAKDDPTTVTSFVPAYRPSASLDALEELVGLAAQVPHEVARKAGLSVSELHSLRHLMASPMGPVELAKALGVTSAASSGVVDRLVARGHAERHPHAEDRRRTEVVVTESGRREVFALLAPMFAKLAEIDAPLDDDERVVVERYLRGAIAAMRSVI; this is encoded by the coding sequence GTGAGCGATATTACGGAATCCACTGAGGCGGGCGCAACCGGCGACTTCACGACTACGGGCGACCCCGCGAAGGACGACCCCACGACCGTGACGTCGTTCGTGCCTGCATACCGACCCTCGGCGTCCCTTGACGCACTCGAAGAGCTCGTGGGCCTCGCGGCACAGGTGCCTCACGAGGTGGCCCGCAAAGCCGGACTCTCCGTGTCAGAGCTGCACTCACTGCGCCACCTCATGGCCTCGCCCATGGGGCCCGTCGAACTCGCCAAGGCCCTCGGTGTCACCTCCGCAGCATCGTCGGGGGTCGTGGACCGGCTGGTCGCGCGGGGCCACGCAGAGCGACACCCGCACGCCGAGGACCGGCGACGCACGGAGGTGGTCGTCACCGAGTCAGGACGTCGCGAGGTGTTTGCCCTCCTGGCACCGATGTTCGCCAAGCTGGCCGAGATCGACGCCCCTCTCGACGACGACGAGCGGGTGGTGGTCGAGCGCTATCTGCGCGGGGCGATCGCAGCGATGCGCTCGGTCATCTGA
- a CDS encoding histidine phosphatase family protein: MTAAAEDRTLVLVRHAKAEQSGYDADHERELSPRGHRDATEVGRWLHAQGIGVDEVLCSTATRAQQTCEGVWSAGCSEADVHHEHRIYNASAERLLEVARESDADANVVMVVGHAPGIPVLASLLADGEGSDRAHELMSQGFPTAGVAVLRFSGHWSDLAAGVARLDRFHVARAGG; this comes from the coding sequence ATGACCGCTGCAGCTGAGGACCGGACGCTCGTGCTCGTGCGCCATGCCAAGGCCGAGCAGAGCGGCTATGACGCGGACCACGAGCGAGAGCTCTCTCCGCGCGGACACCGCGACGCCACCGAGGTCGGCAGGTGGCTCCATGCGCAGGGGATCGGAGTCGACGAGGTGCTCTGCTCGACCGCCACTCGTGCCCAGCAGACGTGTGAGGGAGTGTGGAGCGCTGGCTGCTCCGAGGCCGACGTCCACCACGAGCACCGCATCTACAACGCTTCTGCCGAGCGGCTGCTCGAAGTCGCGCGTGAGTCCGACGCCGATGCCAACGTCGTCATGGTGGTCGGACACGCTCCCGGTATACCGGTCCTTGCGTCCCTGCTCGCCGATGGTGAGGGCAGCGACCGCGCCCACGAGCTCATGAGCCAGGGTTTCCCCACCGCGGGCGTTGCCGTGCTGCGCTTCTCGGGCCATTGGAGTGACCTCGCGGCTGGCGTGGCTCGGCTCGACCGCTTCCACGTCGCCCGTGCGGGAGGCTGA
- a CDS encoding 2-hydroxyacid dehydrogenase, with protein sequence MVVVSFPDSLLLHAVGDISGVEAVLWDLVAGPATDERIEVVIAPYLGAAQALDAVADLPACRLVQLQSAGYDGVFDVVPERIGVANAAGVYDAPTAELALGLTLASLRGIPDAVRSGDSARWVPLGQRTSLADQRVLIVGYGSVGTAIARRFNAFDVSLTAVASRARAGDDLVDTVHGIDELPSLLPDHDVVVVIVPLNDSTHQLVDEAFLAAMPEGALLVNVARGPVADTDALVRHAGRLRIALDVTDPEPLPDGHPLWSAPDVLITPHAGGNTTALLPRMAELLREQLTTVAAGDAPRHLVRPIVKT encoded by the coding sequence ATGGTCGTCGTCTCCTTCCCTGATTCCCTGCTGCTCCACGCCGTCGGCGACATCTCTGGTGTCGAGGCGGTGCTGTGGGACCTGGTCGCAGGTCCGGCGACGGACGAGCGGATCGAGGTCGTCATCGCGCCCTATCTCGGTGCGGCCCAGGCGCTTGATGCCGTGGCTGACCTCCCCGCGTGCCGACTGGTGCAGCTCCAGTCGGCGGGCTACGACGGGGTGTTCGACGTCGTCCCCGAGCGGATCGGCGTCGCCAACGCGGCCGGTGTCTATGACGCGCCCACCGCAGAACTGGCTCTCGGGCTCACCCTCGCGTCATTACGGGGCATCCCCGACGCGGTGCGATCTGGTGACAGCGCCCGGTGGGTCCCGCTCGGTCAGCGCACCTCCCTCGCCGATCAGCGCGTCCTGATCGTCGGCTACGGCTCCGTGGGCACGGCAATCGCCCGTCGTTTCAACGCTTTTGACGTCTCGCTCACCGCTGTTGCGTCGCGAGCGCGTGCCGGCGACGACCTCGTTGACACGGTCCACGGGATCGACGAGCTGCCCTCGCTGCTGCCCGACCACGACGTCGTCGTCGTCATCGTCCCGCTCAACGACTCGACCCATCAGCTCGTCGACGAGGCCTTCCTCGCGGCCATGCCCGAAGGTGCGCTGCTCGTCAATGTCGCGCGCGGCCCCGTCGCCGACACCGACGCCCTGGTGAGGCACGCGGGTCGGTTGCGCATCGCGCTCGACGTCACCGATCCGGAACCGTTGCCGGACGGCCACCCCCTGTGGAGCGCACCCGATGTGCTCATCACACCGCACGCCGGAGGCAACACCACGGCGCTGCTGCCGCGGATGGCCGAGCTGCTGCGCGAGCAGCTGACGACGGTCGCGGCCGGAGACGCGCCACGCCACCTCGTTCGCCCGATTGTCAAGACCTGA
- a CDS encoding NAD(P)-binding domain-containing protein: MTTPTDISTIPTSPVNVAVLGLGPMGIALARTLLAAGQQVTVWNRSPKDLEPLGLRGANLAEHPADAVADADTVVVCLRDHTASREVIDAMRSRLGQQTTVLNLTTGSPDEAVASANHAAAQGIAYITGAIMVPTPLIGEEDSLILYAGVEADFAAAAPTIRALGGVADLVGTDHARPPVLDMAMLDIYFAGMYAFLHSAAMARAHGIEPSSYLPYADGIVRTLGSSLSDLATSYETHDYSGGEGRLDMCLSFLRHIVTTSEGAGVDAALPRLIRDVTEMQMGRVDPGTDWNVVAEGFMRT; the protein is encoded by the coding sequence ATGACAACGCCTACTGACATCAGCACGATTCCCACCAGCCCCGTCAACGTCGCCGTGCTCGGCCTCGGTCCCATGGGCATCGCCCTGGCGCGGACACTCCTCGCAGCGGGCCAGCAGGTCACCGTGTGGAACCGTTCACCCAAGGACCTCGAGCCGCTCGGGCTCCGCGGAGCGAATCTGGCAGAGCACCCCGCCGATGCGGTGGCGGACGCAGACACCGTAGTGGTGTGTCTTCGGGACCACACTGCGAGCCGCGAGGTCATCGACGCGATGCGGTCCCGCCTCGGGCAGCAGACGACGGTCCTCAACCTGACCACAGGCTCCCCGGATGAGGCAGTCGCCTCAGCGAATCATGCTGCCGCACAGGGGATTGCCTACATCACGGGCGCCATCATGGTCCCCACGCCGTTGATCGGCGAGGAGGACTCCTTGATCCTGTATGCCGGAGTGGAGGCTGACTTCGCGGCTGCCGCACCGACGATCCGGGCTCTGGGCGGCGTTGCCGACCTTGTTGGGACCGACCATGCGCGGCCGCCGGTTCTCGACATGGCGATGCTCGACATCTACTTCGCCGGGATGTACGCGTTCCTGCACTCGGCTGCCATGGCGCGGGCACACGGCATCGAACCATCGTCGTACCTGCCCTACGCGGACGGGATCGTCCGCACCCTGGGCTCCTCACTGTCGGATCTCGCGACGTCCTACGAGACCCACGACTACTCCGGCGGGGAGGGGCGACTCGACATGTGCCTGAGCTTCCTACGGCACATCGTCACCACGAGCGAGGGCGCGGGCGTCGATGCGGCGCTGCCCAGGCTCATCCGGGACGTCACCGAGATGCAGATGGGCAGAGTGGATCCGGGCACCGACTGGAACGTCGTCGCGGAGGGGTTCATGCGGACATAG
- a CDS encoding helix-turn-helix domain-containing protein encodes MDHPLYLCGVNVAIDAVGSKWKPTLLWVLSSRTHRFAELRRACGSISEKVLADQLRELERDGLVERTQFEGFPLRVEYSLTERGVSLNAALDAVAIWGEQHVDQLMDARSAASV; translated from the coding sequence GTGGACCACCCCCTGTACCTGTGCGGAGTCAACGTCGCCATCGACGCGGTGGGCAGCAAGTGGAAGCCCACGCTGCTCTGGGTGCTGTCCTCGCGCACCCACCGGTTCGCAGAGCTCCGGCGCGCCTGCGGGTCCATCTCGGAGAAGGTGCTGGCCGACCAGCTGCGCGAACTCGAGCGTGATGGACTGGTCGAGCGCACTCAGTTCGAGGGGTTCCCGCTCCGAGTTGAGTACTCACTGACGGAGCGCGGAGTCTCCCTCAATGCGGCGCTCGACGCTGTAGCCATCTGGGGTGAACAGCACGTCGACCAGCTGATGGACGCGCGCTCAGCCGCGTCGGTCTGA
- a CDS encoding PQQ-dependent sugar dehydrogenase — translation MPSSQPWCRPLVLASAIVLCLTGCSGSEGDPPATTSPTATPSTSGATSSGSTTPSPSTSSTIPAGSPSDVATGLEVPWSIAFLPDGDALVTLRDRAEVLRVTPTGEKSSLGTINGVDAGGEGGLLGIAVSPTFASDQTVHLYFTARDDNRIVRTTLGADGFTSMTPVLSGIPKAGNHNGGRIAWGPDGFLYVGTGDAAQPDRAQSETSLGGKILRITADGAPAAGNPFNGSPVWSLGHRNVQGLAWGKDGTMFASEFGQNTWDELNVIVPGKNYGWPEVEGIENREGFVAPIAQWSTSDSSPSGIAVGADGAVYMAALRGESLWRINVAGNRRQGEPIRLLENKFGRIRDVVSAPDKTLWMLSNNTFRGEPRDGDDRIIRVPIG, via the coding sequence ATGCCGTCCTCTCAGCCCTGGTGCCGACCTCTCGTTCTTGCATCTGCCATCGTGCTCTGCCTCACGGGCTGCTCCGGCTCTGAGGGTGACCCGCCAGCGACCACGTCCCCGACAGCGACCCCCTCGACCTCGGGAGCCACATCGTCGGGATCCACCACCCCCTCACCCTCGACAAGCAGCACCATCCCGGCGGGGTCGCCCTCGGACGTCGCCACCGGTCTCGAGGTGCCGTGGTCCATCGCCTTCCTGCCCGACGGCGACGCCCTCGTCACATTGAGGGACAGGGCAGAAGTTCTCCGCGTCACCCCGACCGGCGAGAAGTCCAGCCTCGGCACGATCAATGGTGTGGACGCTGGCGGCGAGGGTGGCCTGCTGGGGATCGCGGTCTCCCCCACGTTCGCGAGCGACCAGACGGTGCATCTCTATTTCACCGCCCGGGACGACAACCGCATCGTGCGAACCACCCTTGGGGCAGACGGATTCACCTCCATGACACCGGTGCTCAGCGGCATACCCAAGGCTGGAAACCACAACGGAGGGCGCATCGCCTGGGGGCCGGACGGGTTCCTCTATGTCGGGACCGGTGATGCGGCGCAACCGGATCGCGCTCAGAGCGAGACCAGCCTGGGCGGCAAGATCCTGCGCATCACGGCGGACGGCGCCCCGGCAGCGGGCAACCCGTTCAACGGCAGTCCCGTGTGGAGTCTGGGACACCGCAACGTGCAGGGCCTGGCGTGGGGCAAGGACGGGACAATGTTCGCCAGCGAGTTCGGGCAGAACACGTGGGACGAACTCAACGTGATCGTGCCCGGGAAGAACTACGGGTGGCCCGAGGTCGAAGGCATCGAGAACCGTGAGGGTTTCGTGGCGCCGATCGCCCAGTGGTCGACGTCGGACTCGTCCCCCAGCGGCATCGCGGTCGGGGCGGACGGTGCGGTCTACATGGCGGCATTGCGCGGTGAGTCGCTCTGGAGGATCAACGTTGCTGGCAACCGCCGACAGGGCGAGCCAATTCGATTGTTGGAGAACAAGTTTGGCCGGATCCGGGACGTCGTCAGCGCCCCGGACAAGACACTGTGGATGTTGAGCAACAACACCTTCCGAGGTGAGCCGCGCGATGGCGATGACCGGATCATCCGGGTTCCGATCGGGTGA
- a CDS encoding DUF937 domain-containing protein, with the protein MAAIDEILQNLPIDQLAQQVGAEPQEVQAAAQAALPALLGGLQANAQGGGASSIVEALGQHTDDVDPARVDPADGQKIASHIFGPNEEQVYSALGGTGASSGLIKKLIPILAPIVLSYIADKVLKGGGVGGGTATPQTQAPADDTARGGPGSLDSMLQDVLGGALGGGTAAQQTPAPQQETQQSGGGILGGILGGLLGGGRR; encoded by the coding sequence ATGGCTGCAATTGACGAGATCCTCCAGAATCTGCCGATCGACCAGCTGGCCCAACAGGTCGGCGCCGAGCCCCAGGAGGTGCAGGCAGCCGCCCAGGCCGCTTTGCCCGCGCTCCTCGGCGGACTCCAGGCCAATGCCCAAGGTGGTGGCGCCAGCTCCATCGTCGAGGCGCTCGGCCAGCACACCGACGACGTCGACCCCGCCCGGGTCGACCCGGCCGACGGTCAGAAGATCGCCTCGCACATCTTCGGACCCAACGAGGAGCAGGTGTACTCCGCCCTCGGTGGGACCGGCGCGAGCAGTGGTCTCATCAAGAAGCTCATCCCGATCCTCGCCCCGATCGTCCTGTCCTACATCGCCGACAAGGTGCTCAAGGGTGGCGGCGTCGGTGGTGGCACGGCAACACCGCAGACCCAGGCTCCGGCCGACGACACCGCCCGGGGTGGTCCCGGTTCCCTCGACTCGATGCTTCAGGACGTCCTCGGTGGGGCGCTCGGTGGTGGCACTGCCGCCCAGCAGACCCCGGCCCCGCAGCAGGAGACCCAGCAGTCGGGAGGCGGCATCCTCGGTGGCATTCTCGGCGGACTCCTCGGCGGCGGCCGCCGCTGA
- a CDS encoding endonuclease/exonuclease/phosphatase family protein has protein sequence MARHKKKSTRATGRRALTAFVGLGVVAAGVPAAMQATAAPLDESAAAARTPIKVVQHNTDQKRGSFQKLVQRGGQNDLLLAEEVCETWVQKVKKDHPEWTVSFHKQKVTEKPTPKTPEAHLCEGKSKWKGVVAIHTGPGKASKQEFSFYAEGESPDPDQNFGMACVKFTKGGTDVHGCATHLQIYGDEDFAHRAHQTGRIKQITHPWIAKKKKKHSVIVGGDFNAVPNSVPLSNMYGPNGSGDFVEAHQLRTGNAARVGQPTAVGKDRDPRKIDYVFFSSNLSPLNSGGSLTVSPVTTSADGHAVLAATGHIG, from the coding sequence ATGGCCAGGCACAAGAAGAAGTCGACCCGCGCGACGGGCCGGAGAGCACTCACAGCATTCGTCGGACTCGGCGTTGTCGCCGCCGGCGTTCCAGCAGCGATGCAGGCGACTGCGGCACCGCTCGACGAAAGCGCGGCCGCTGCACGCACACCCATCAAGGTCGTCCAGCACAACACCGACCAGAAGCGCGGTTCCTTCCAGAAGCTCGTTCAACGTGGTGGGCAGAATGATCTTCTGCTCGCCGAAGAGGTCTGCGAAACCTGGGTCCAGAAGGTCAAGAAGGATCACCCTGAGTGGACGGTTTCCTTCCACAAACAGAAGGTGACTGAGAAGCCGACACCGAAGACCCCCGAGGCCCATCTCTGCGAGGGAAAGAGCAAGTGGAAGGGTGTCGTGGCGATTCACACGGGCCCTGGGAAGGCATCGAAGCAGGAGTTCTCCTTCTACGCCGAGGGCGAGTCTCCCGACCCCGACCAGAACTTCGGGATGGCCTGTGTCAAGTTCACCAAGGGCGGAACCGACGTGCATGGCTGCGCGACGCACCTGCAGATCTACGGAGACGAAGACTTTGCGCACCGGGCGCACCAGACGGGTCGCATCAAGCAGATCACCCATCCCTGGATCGCGAAGAAGAAGAAGAAGCATTCGGTGATCGTGGGCGGCGACTTCAACGCTGTCCCGAACTCCGTGCCGCTGTCAAACATGTATGGCCCCAACGGATCGGGGGATTTCGTCGAGGCGCACCAGCTTCGTACCGGGAATGCGGCGCGTGTGGGGCAGCCCACTGCCGTCGGCAAGGATCGGGACCCTCGCAAGATCGACTACGTCTTCTTCTCGAGCAATCTCTCTCCGCTGAACTCCGGTGGCTCACTGACCGTGAGCCCGGTGACCACCTCCGCCGACGGCCACGCAGTGTTGGCGGCCACCGGTCACATCGGCTGA
- the gatB gene encoding Asp-tRNA(Asn)/Glu-tRNA(Gln) amidotransferase subunit GatB: MSAVDTEATIGYDEVLASFDPVMGLEVHVELGTATKMFCGCPTEFGAEPNTQVCPVCLGLPGALPVVNEKAVESAIRIGLALNCEIAQWCRFARKNYFYPDMPKNFQTSQYDEPIAFEGYLDVQLDDGSTYRVDIERAHMEEDTGKSLHVGGSTGRIHGATHSLVDYNRAGIPLIEIVTKPLRGAGERAPEIARAYVATLRDLLKALDVSDVKMEQGSMRCDVNLSLMPKGETTLGTRTETKNVNSLRSVERAVRYEMCRHGAILQQGGSILQETRHWHEDTGVTTSGRVKSDADDYRYFPEPDLVPVAPSRETVEDLRATLPTETSTGRHKRLQLDWKLSDLEMRDVVNAGAVDLLVQSIELKATVQGARKWWLGEIARRAKESRQSLEEFALSVGVTPRTIFELDHLEATGRVNTAMARQVLDGVLAGEGQPIAIADQRGLNLDQGNDGALEAAVDKVIDANPDVAQKVRDGKVQAAGALIGQVMKEMKGQADAGKAREIILAKLTD; encoded by the coding sequence ATGAGCGCTGTCGATACCGAAGCAACCATCGGCTATGACGAGGTTCTTGCCTCCTTCGACCCGGTCATGGGTCTCGAGGTCCACGTCGAACTCGGCACCGCGACCAAGATGTTCTGCGGCTGCCCGACCGAGTTCGGAGCCGAGCCCAACACACAGGTCTGCCCGGTGTGTCTGGGGCTTCCCGGTGCGCTGCCGGTCGTCAACGAGAAGGCCGTCGAGTCGGCGATCCGCATCGGTCTCGCGCTCAACTGCGAGATCGCGCAATGGTGCCGGTTCGCGCGCAAGAACTACTTCTATCCGGACATGCCCAAGAACTTCCAGACGTCGCAGTACGACGAGCCGATCGCGTTCGAGGGCTACCTCGACGTGCAGCTCGACGACGGCTCGACCTACCGCGTCGACATCGAGCGCGCGCACATGGAGGAGGACACGGGCAAGTCGCTTCACGTCGGCGGCTCGACCGGTCGCATCCATGGCGCCACGCACTCGCTGGTCGACTACAACCGAGCCGGCATCCCCCTCATCGAGATCGTCACCAAGCCGCTTCGTGGTGCGGGAGAGCGTGCGCCCGAGATCGCGCGCGCCTATGTCGCGACCCTGCGTGACCTGCTCAAGGCGCTCGACGTGTCCGACGTCAAGATGGAGCAGGGCTCGATGCGCTGCGACGTCAACCTCTCGCTCATGCCCAAGGGTGAGACGACCCTCGGGACCCGCACCGAGACCAAGAACGTCAACTCACTCCGCTCGGTCGAGCGCGCGGTCCGCTACGAGATGTGCCGACACGGCGCGATCCTGCAACAAGGCGGTTCGATCCTTCAGGAGACCCGCCACTGGCACGAGGACACCGGTGTCACGACGTCCGGGCGGGTGAAGTCCGATGCTGATGACTACCGCTACTTCCCTGAGCCTGACCTCGTGCCCGTTGCTCCGTCACGCGAGACCGTCGAGGATCTGCGAGCCACCCTTCCAACCGAGACGTCGACAGGCCGTCACAAGCGTCTCCAGCTCGACTGGAAGCTGAGTGACCTGGAAATGCGGGACGTCGTCAACGCGGGCGCGGTCGACCTCCTGGTGCAGTCAATCGAACTGAAGGCAACGGTCCAGGGCGCGCGCAAGTGGTGGCTGGGTGAGATCGCCCGGAGAGCGAAAGAGAGTCGCCAGTCGCTCGAAGAGTTCGCACTGTCGGTTGGAGTGACTCCTCGCACGATCTTTGAACTTGATCATCTTGAAGCCACAGGCCGAGTTAACACCGCGATGGCACGGCAGGTTCTTGATGGTGTTCTGGCCGGCGAGGGACAGCCGATTGCGATCGCGGACCAGCGTGGGCTCAATCTTGATCAGGGTAACGACGGCGCCCTCGAGGCGGCGGTCGACAAGGTCATCGACGCCAATCCCGATGTGGCGCAGAAGGTTCGCGACGGCAAGGTCCAGGCCGCTGGCGCACTCATCGGACAGGTTATGAAGGAGATGAAGGGTCAGGCCGACGCAGGCAAGGCCCGCGAGATCATCCTCGCCAAGCTCACCGACTGA